The window CGCAAGCGCACTCGCCCGCCTGCGGGGAGAAGTGCCTACAGCCCAAGCGCAGCTTGCGCAACTCGACCTCGCCAGCCTCGCGTCGGTGCGCGCCTTTGCCGACCGAGAGCTTGCGCTACGCAAGCCGCTCCACCTGCTCGTCAACAACGCGGGCGTCATGGCGCCGCCCCGACGCCTCGAAACCGCCGACGGCTTCGAGCTGCAATTCGGCACGAACGTGCTTGGGCATTTCGCGCTGACCGGCCTGCTCCTGCCCGCGCTCGAGATGGCTGCGGACAGTTCGCTCGAACGCCCGCGCGTGGTAACGATCGCCTCGATCGCACATAAGCAAGGCCGGCTCGACTTCGACAACCTTCAGGCAACGCGACGCTACCGGCCGATGTTCGCCTACCGGCAGTCGAAACTGGCCAACCTCATGTTTGCATTCGAACTCGACCGGCGTTTGCGCGCTGCCCAATCGCGCGTGATGTCGGTTGCCGCACATCCCGGCGTCGCGAATACCAATCTGTTTCGCAGCGGCGACCATTCGCCCGCTAACCGGGCGGCCCGCGCCGCCCTTGGTGGTTTTATCGGCGCCGTGCTGAACAGCGACCTGGCAGGCGCGCTGCCGACCCTCTATGCGGCGACTGCACCCGGCGTCGTCGACGGCGGCTACTACGGCCCGCTCGGCCTGTTCGAGGCGCGCGGCCAACGGGTGGGACCGGCAACGGTCGCATCCCAGGCAAGGGACGAGGCCGATGCACGGCGACTCTGGCAGGCGTGCGAGGCACTGACGGGAACGGCGTTCAGATAGGTGATGCTTTTGCCAAAACCTTATCGCGATTATTGGAATGTTCAATTGTTGTTTCTCGGGGACTCCCGGCATCATTGATCCATGTTCAACGCTGGCGCATCGGCATCCACATGACTGCCCGATTTGAGCTAGAGGATCGAGATGAGCACCGCTGAAGCACAATTGGGATTGACCGAGCGCACCTCGCGAGGAATCGTCGAAGTACTGGCCGGGCGCAACAAGAACTGGAGCTCGAAGCTGCTGTTCGCCGGCCCCGCCGTCGTCGCCTCCATTGCGTACATGGATCCCGGCAATTTCGCGACCAACATCCAGGCTGGGGCAAAGTACGGCTATTCACTGCTCTGGGTGGTGCTCGCCGCGAACATCATCGCGATGCTGTTCCAGGCTCTTTCGGCCAAGCTCGGCATCGTCACGAACCGTAACCTCGCCGAGCTCAGCCGCGAGCATTTTCCGGTTGCGGTTGTCTACGGAATGTGGGGCGTGAGCGAGATTGCGGCGATGGCGACAGATCTTGCCGAGTTTCTCGGCGGCGCAATCGGTTTATCTCTGCTCTTCCACATACCGTTGCTACCCGGCATGATCGTCACGGGTATCGTGACGTATGCCATTCTCACTGGACAGAAGCAGGGCTACCGCCCCCTCGAGTTGATCATTGGCGGACTTATCGCGGCCGTCGCGTTGTCTTACGTGATCGAACTTCTGATCGTCCATGTAGATTGGCCCGCTGCGATGAAGGGAACATTCGTACCGCAACTCAGCGGCCCCGGCGCCTTGTCTGTCGCAGTCGGAATTTTGGGCGCAACGGTCATGCCGCACGCGATCTATCTGCATTCAGGTCTGACGCAACACCGTACGCGAGCACGCAACCACACGGAACGCTTCAAGCTGGTGCGTTTTTCGAATGTCGAGGTTCTGATTGCCCTTACCGTGGCTGGACTCGTCAACATGGCGATGGTCATCATGGCCTCGGGCGCATTTCACGCGGGCCACCCCGAAGTGGCCGAAATAGAAACGGCGTATCACAGCCTGACGCCGTTACTCGGCTCCGCTGCGGCCTGCGTCTTTCTCGTTTCATTACTGGCATCCGGCGTATCCAGCTCAGTGGTCGGAACGATGGCAGGGCAGATGATCATGCAGGGTTTCACTGGGACGCGTATCCCGGTCGGGATTCGCCGGCTTGTCACCATGGCGCCGGCCTTCTTGGTCGTCGCGCTCGGTGTCAACGCGACCGACGCTTTGATTTACAGTCAGGTCGTGCTGAGCTTCGCGTTACCCGTGCCGATGATCGCCCTGGTTATTCTGACCTCACGCCGCGACGTGATGGGCGCGTTTGCGAATCGTGGATGGGTGGCCTGCGCGGCCATTCTTGGCACTGTCGTGATTCTGGCTCTCAATGCAGTCCTGCTGTTGCAAACGTTCGGCGTCTCGATACCCGGGCTGTAAATGTAGCGCTGAGCACCTTCCAGTTGCCGGGTCGAAAGCGCGAAGCGATGTAGTACCTCGGTCGTGCAACGACACCTTGTGCCTCGAGCCGCCAAACGGATCGCCGCACCGACCGATTGGGGCTACGTGGAGATTGGCGCATCGATCATGGGTGCCCGCCACTTGTTAGCTCTTCGCCGGGATGCCGGCCTCTCCGCATTGAGGACTGGTTTTGGTGTTGCAGAAGAATCCGGAATACGAATCCATGAGTGATTAGGAGTAGCGGTACAACGAGAGTTGGAATGAAGTAAGTGGCGCCCAACTGCCCCGCCACAAGACCTGCATGAATGGCCTGATAGAACGCGTTCAAAAGATCCGCCAAGCCCCACCAGTTGAAGATCCATGCGATAACAATGCCGGCCCCGCGTGGCAGCGATACCAGCGAGAGCAACGCGAGTGTCGCGGCAACCAAGTCCCCGTAGGCGGCGGAATGCGCGAAGGCGGATGGCAGTTCGGGCGACACGACACCTGGGACGAGGAATGCCAACCCAACAAAGCGGAAGCTGTGCAACATGAGAAGAGGCCGCAGCGCTTCGTCACGCTGCAAGAGGCGGAGTTTTGGCCAGATGTATCGCTTCGCGACGATTCCCCACGCGCTGAAACTGAATGCGATGCTAACGAAAAACCAGAGTTGCGGCTGCATGACTCTCTCCTTTGGTTCAAATTCCCGCGATCGACTGTGAGAACCTAAGCGCGCAGCGTGCGTAGCTCTGCGATCACGGCGTCTCGCTCCGCGTGAGCCATGACGTGCTCGTTCAGCCAGACCTTGGACTCAGGCGCAAACTGCGGTTCTGACGGGAATGGACGGCGCAGCTCGCGGTCGTAGCGGTCGAGATCGAAACCGGGGCTGAGCGGGGCGATCACGAACTGCGTGAACTGGCGAAGCCAATTGCCGAACGTTCGCCGGTTGCGTGGAAGCGCCGCGTAGCGACGCGCGATTGTCTCGAAGTCCTCGGCGGGCTGACCGGTTACATCGAGCACGTCGGAGGTCGGTGCGCCCAGCTCAAAGGCCCCGCGTTTGTGATCGTCAATGTAGTAGCGGATGCCGCTAATCAAGTCGATCGGCAAGCCCCCCATCCGGGCGGCTTTCATGAATAGCCAAGTCGGAATCGGTACGGCCCTGACGGGTCGCCCGACGGCCCGGCCGATCGCCTTGGCCATGTCCCTCGCACCAAGGAGTTCCGGCCCAGTGGGGCGGTAGCGCTTCCCGGCGTGCCGCGCGGGATCCATCAGGGCCGCGACGCCGACCCGCGCGATATCCTCGTTGGACGGTGGTGCGTTACGGCTATCGCCAAAGATCCAAGGAAATACTCCAAGGTGCGCAGCAAACCCAGTCAATTCGAGGTAAGCGTCAGCGAAGAAGCCCGGCCTCACGATCGTATGCGCGACTCCAGGCGTCATCGAGAACAGCCGATCGACGAGCCAGAGTTGGCGGGTCATGAGGGCGGGATGCGAAGGACTCGACAGCCATTGGGTCAGACTAACAATGTGTTCGAGCCGCGATTCCCTAGCGGCGACCGCGAAGGCGACCGCGCCTTGAATCATGTAAGGATCGAAAGGGGGGCAATAGTAGGCGCGCTGAACGTCCTTCAGCGCGTCGGCGACGCGCTCGACATCACTCATGTCGACGATCGCTATCTCGGCCCCCCGCGCTTTTAGCTGCGCGCTGCGGCCGTCTTCTCGATGCACCATAGCGCGCACGGGATAGCCGGCCTTCAGCAGTTCGGCAACGACGACGCTGCCTGTCTTTCCGGTCGCGCCGGTTACGAGGATCCTTGGCTTGAGCACGATAACCTCCTAGCAGTACCGGTACCGATAAGTACCATATCGTTGCTCCAGTATGGTACTCTGTGGTACCGAAAGTCAAGGAAGACGATGATGCCCACGGTATCGCTGGCAAAGGAAGGTCAAGAAGGCCGCGACGAAACTGAGGTGCGCGCGCGCATCCTCGATGCAGCGTTCGCGGCGTTCATGAAGAGTGGCTACGCGGCGACCAGCACGCTTGAGATCGCCACGCGCGCGCGCGTTTCGAAACGAGAGCTGTACGCACTGGTGGGCAACAAGAAGGAACTATTAATCGCATGCATCAGCGCGCGCGCCACGCGATTGCAGGTACCCGCTGACTTGCCCGTGCCCCACGATCGCGAGACCCTCGCGCAAGTACTGACCTCCCTCGGCACGCAGCTCGTCCGCGAGATAACCGATCCAACGGTCATAGCGGTATTCCGACTGGCGATCGCCGAGGCCGTCCACGCGCCCGAGGTGGCGCAAGCGCTCGACTCCATAGGACGCGAGACGAGTCGTGCCGCCTTGCGTCAAATCATGGGCCAGGCTCAGACGTCCGGACTTCTCGAAGGCCGTCCCGCCGAACTTGCCGAACTGTTCGGCGGGTTGCTGTGGGGTAACTTGATGGTCAGCCTGCTGCTCGGCGTGGCCGAGCAGCCGAACTCACGCGAACTCGCGGCTCGTGCCCGCGCCGCGACTGCCGCGTTTCTTCAACTTCATCCGCTCCCGATTAACGCTGCGCCCCGCCGGCGCACCTAGTTCGCGTCTTCCCGAAGCGGCCGTTCGCGAACGAACAATGACGCGGCGGGCAGCCGTGACGGCGGGTTTCCTCAACGCTTTGGGCGAGAAAATATGTTGACGAGATTCCCGTCAGGGTCGCGCAGCAAGAGCGAGCGATTGCCCCACGGCATCAACGTCGTCGGCATCACGATGTTTGTCCCGGACGCATTCATCCGTTCGAATACCGCGTCAACGTCCTCCACTTCGAACTCCAGGATCGCCGATTGATTTGCAGCCGCAGTGGCAGCACCGACATTGAAAAGCTCGATCAGATGCTCCGACGAAATCGCAAGCGTCGCTCCTTCGAACCGCATTTCGGCAAATCCATCGGCCGGACGTACAGCCTCGATACCGGAAAGCCTTTGATAAAACTCCACCAGCCCATCGATATCCTGCGAAACAACACGAACCGATGCGAACTTCATTTTGAGCTCCTCGCCAAGAAAGGAAGCTCAGTCTAATGATTGATACTGTCAGATTCTGGCAGTATCGTGCGGCTGGCGACGTGATTGCGCCTACGCCACTCACGAAGCAGTGTTGACCGCCTTTTGGGGTAGCGCTCTTCCAACGGCTCGACGTTAGAGATCCGGTCCGAACGGAAATTCCGAAAATCAGCTCGAAGCTCGCACCAACACATCAGGACTCGCGCCTGGTCGAAATACACCAATGCAAAGGGCCAAACGACACGCTGCGAGTGAATACCGCTGGCGTCCACGTATGTAATCTTGAGCTTCTGCTCTTCTCGGACTGCGGCACGCAGAAGGTCCGGCGAGACTTTGTGGGCAGGTCTCTTCAACGGCGCGCCGACTAGCAGCGAAGACTCCTCCAGTTCGCGACGCAGTTCAGTGGGCAGTATGGCGGCTATCTTCGCGAGCGTGCTCAGCGCACCGGACGATAGCGTCTCGTCGCAGCGATCGGCCACCCAGCGCATGCCAAGAACCAGGGCGTCGAGTTCCTCTGAGCGAAACATCATGGGCGGCAGCATGAAACCCGGTTTCATAACGTAACCAACGCCCGGTTCCCCCTCGATCATTGCTCCTTGCGCCTGCAAACTGGCGATGTCCCGGTATAGCGTGCGGATGCTCACGCCGAGCTCCTCGGCCAGGGCTTGGCCACGCACGGGACGTCGATAACGGCGTAACACTTGCAGGAGATGAAGGAGACGTTCGGAGCGGGACATACGTGAATCCTGATATCAGCACTGAAGCAAATCGACGACGCTATCGGTTAGAGTGCGCGCCGCTCATCCAAGCGCAAGTGCGTATGTCAATTCGGACCTGGGTCGCCATCGTTGGTAAATAATATCTTCGGTGTAACCCGAAGCGCTTTTGGACGAACTAGCGTGACGGATCAGCTAATCTGACCAGATCGTGTCTTTAGGCGCCCGTCTGGAGCTCAATTACTGCCGGGCTCGAGAAGCGCCAACGCTGGCCGTACAACTCCCTCCAGCAACACCCGCTCCGGTCTTGTGCGTGCAAGCACCCGTATACCGAGATGTACCCCCAGCAGCAACCGGGCAAGATCATCAGCAGGCTGTGCAGTTGAAATCTCGCCAGCCTGCTGACCAGCTCGCACACAACGCCGAAAAAACGCTTCGACTTCCACCAATACCTTCGCGATCATCGCCTGAAACTCGGCGTCATGGGGTGCAACCTCAAGCGCCGAATTCACCAGCAGGCATCCCTTACGATCCCTGTCGCGGATCGACCGCTCGACAATCTCCCTGAAGAATGCCTTGATGGCATCCAGGGGCGGCAGGCTCCGCTCAAACCTCGATACTCGGTCGCCAAAGCTCGTTTCGACATAACGCGTCAGCGCTCGTTGAAACAGCGACCGTTTGTCCCCGAACGCGTTGTATAGGCTCGCCCCCGTAATACCCATGCCCTGCGCCAGGTCCCGAACGGAAGTGGCCTCATAGCCATAGATCCAAAACTGGCGAGCGGCCGCATCGAGGACCGCGTTTTCATCGAATTCCCGTGGTCGGGTCATGCTTTAACTCCGGTCATCGCGTAACGTCCTGCCGGTCGGCATTGCGACGTCACGCACGTTGCGACATTCTAGATCAACTGATCTAGAATGACTTGGGGGCGATAGCAAACGTCCGCTGACGACTTACAACAACCATCGTGCACCAGGCGGTCCTAACGGAGAGCGCAGGAACACCATGATCGACTTATATTTTCACCCTACACCCAACCCTGCAAAGGTTGCCCTGATGCTCGAGGAAACAGGTCTCGAATATGAACTGCATCCGGTTGACACCAAAAAGGGTGAACAACACCTCGAAACCTTCCTTAAGGTCAATCCGAACCGCAACGACCCTGCCGCGCTTGACCGACGCTTTGCCGGCATGAAAGCCGCGCTCGAGGATGCGGTCAGGGACCACTCTGCCCTTTGACCCGGGAGTCAAAACCTTGTACTCCGCGGAGCAGCGTCTGAAAGCTTTGTTTATCACGGGTCTGGCAGGCAGCGCATCCGAGTATCACTCGTTCCTGAGTGAACTGACGCGTCACCTGCGGGGCTATCTTCGCAAGCGGATTCCACAACTTCACGACGACGTCGAGGACCTCGTTCAGGAAATCCTGCTGGCCGTGCATAATGCGCGTCATACCTACCGCCCGGATGAGCCGCTGACCGCTTGGGTCCATGCGATCGCGCACTATAAGCTGATGGATTTCTTTAGAACACGTGCGCGACGGGAGTCGTTGCACGAACCACTTGGCGAGCACGACGACATCTTCACCGAGGCGGACGACGAAGCGGCAGATGCCCGACGTGATATCGGAAAACTACTGGTGCAGCTGCCCGCCAGGCAACGGGTGTCGATCATGCACGTCAAGCTGCAGGGACTGTCCATTGCAGAGGCCGCCCAGTTGACGGGCTTATCGGAGTCGGCCGTCAAGGTCAGCATCCACAGGGGACTCAAGGCTCTGGCAACGCATGTCCGGAGAATTGCATGAAAACAGAAGACCTCGTCGGATTGCTCTCGACCGGCATCACTCCCGTAAGAAGCGGCAGTGCGACCCGTCGATTCTGTGCCTCACTGCCAATCGCCGCCATTGGTGCGACACTGCTCATGGCTACAGTGTTTGGCATTCGCCCCGATCTAGGCGCCGTCGTTAAAACTGCGATCTTCTGGGAAAAGCTTGCTTTCCCAGTATGCCTCGCAATCGGCGCCCTGATTGCCACCGCCCGGCTGGCGCGCCCCGGCGCCAGGGTCGGAGCCGGATGGCCCGTCATGACGATACCGCTGGTAGTCGTCTGGCTCGCAGCAATACTGATCGTCGTCACCGCTGCACCACAAGACCGCCTGCCTGCGATACTCGGACACTCCTGGCGCACATGCCCATTCAATATTCTTCTGCTAGCCGCTCCAGGCTTCATTGCCATATTCTGGGCGGTCAAAGGACTGGCACCGACCCGCCTACGGCTCGCCGGCGCCATCTCGGGCCTGCTCGCAAGCTCGATTGCCACGGTCGCGTACTGCTTTCATTGTCCTGAGATGAGCCCGGCCTTCTGGAGCATCTGGTATGTGGCTGGCATGCTGCTTCCAGCGGCGCTCGGGACAGTCCTTGGTCCCAGACTCCTTCGCTGGTGACTGGTGCCCTGACAACGGGAAAAGGCAGCCCGCCGATCCAACGGCTGAAGTCAGCGGATGACGGGCTCAAAGAAAAAACCCCCTCCCTGTAACCACCTCCCCGAATCTCGCGAATTAACTCCAGTATCCGTCACGGGTACCTTCCATCCCAACTTCTGGAGAGATTCAATGTCCGCAAAGATCACTGTCAGTTCCACCCTGCTTGCCGGGGTCGTCGCAAGCCTGCTCGCATCGGTCGCTCATGCAGCGCCGCTCACGAAAGCGGAAGAAAGTGCGGCTGTCGCTGCCCACAAGGAGAAGTGCTACGGCGTCGCCCTGAAGGGGCAGAACGACTGCGCTGCCGGTCCCGGCACCACTTGCCAAGGTACGTCGGCAATGGATTTCCAGGGCAACTCGTGGAAGTTTGTCCAAGGGGGCACCTGCACGAGTATCGAAGTGCCGGGTGGCGGCCACGGCTCGCTAACCCCGCTGAAGTCCTGATTCAGGGGCCTGCCGGAACCCGTTTCAAGCATGAACACCTCACCGCGATTCTCGCGGACGGGCTGAAGGATGCCTTCTTCGAGGTTCACGCGGAAAACTATATGGGCGCCGGCGCCTCGCCCCATCGGGCACTTGCGGCCGTCCGCGATATCTACGCGCTCTCCGTTCACGGCGCGTGCATCTCGATCGGTGGGCCCAGCTCGTTGAACGCCACTCATCTCGCGCGCTTTCGCGAAGGAATGCAGCAACGTATTCCATTGAGCGG is drawn from Trinickia violacea and contains these coding sequences:
- a CDS encoding oxidoreductase, whose product is MSKPWNPGDIAPQTGRRVIVTGANSGIGYHTAAILARHGAEVVLACRDEGRGASALARLRGEVPTAQAQLAQLDLASLASVRAFADRELALRKPLHLLVNNAGVMAPPRRLETADGFELQFGTNVLGHFALTGLLLPALEMAADSSLERPRVVTIASIAHKQGRLDFDNLQATRRYRPMFAYRQSKLANLMFAFELDRRLRAAQSRVMSVAAHPGVANTNLFRSGDHSPANRAARAALGGFIGAVLNSDLAGALPTLYAATAPGVVDGGYYGPLGLFEARGQRVGPATVASQARDEADARRLWQACEALTGTAFR
- a CDS encoding NmrA family NAD(P)-binding protein; this translates as MLKPRILVTGATGKTGSVVVAELLKAGYPVRAMVHREDGRSAQLKARGAEIAIVDMSDVERVADALKDVQRAYYCPPFDPYMIQGAVAFAVAARESRLEHIVSLTQWLSSPSHPALMTRQLWLVDRLFSMTPGVAHTIVRPGFFADAYLELTGFAAHLGVFPWIFGDSRNAPPSNEDIARVGVAALMDPARHAGKRYRPTGPELLGARDMAKAIGRAVGRPVRAVPIPTWLFMKAARMGGLPIDLISGIRYYIDDHKRGAFELGAPTSDVLDVTGQPAEDFETIARRYAALPRNRRTFGNWLRQFTQFVIAPLSPGFDLDRYDRELRRPFPSEPQFAPESKVWLNEHVMAHAERDAVIAELRTLRA
- a CDS encoding sigma-70 family RNA polymerase sigma factor — protein: MYSAEQRLKALFITGLAGSASEYHSFLSELTRHLRGYLRKRIPQLHDDVEDLVQEILLAVHNARHTYRPDEPLTAWVHAIAHYKLMDFFRTRARRESLHEPLGEHDDIFTEADDEAADARRDIGKLLVQLPARQRVSIMHVKLQGLSIAEAAQLTGLSESAVKVSIHRGLKALATHVRRIA
- a CDS encoding VOC family protein, with product MKFASVRVVSQDIDGLVEFYQRLSGIEAVRPADGFAEMRFEGATLAISSEHLIELFNVGAATAAANQSAILEFEVEDVDAVFERMNASGTNIVMPTTLMPWGNRSLLLRDPDGNLVNIFSRPKR
- a CDS encoding DUF1109 domain-containing protein, with translation MKTEDLVGLLSTGITPVRSGSATRRFCASLPIAAIGATLLMATVFGIRPDLGAVVKTAIFWEKLAFPVCLAIGALIATARLARPGARVGAGWPVMTIPLVVVWLAAILIVVTAAPQDRLPAILGHSWRTCPFNILLLAAPGFIAIFWAVKGLAPTRLRLAGAISGLLASSIATVAYCFHCPEMSPAFWSIWYVAGMLLPAALGTVLGPRLLRW
- a CDS encoding TetR/AcrR family transcriptional regulator, whose translation is MTRPREFDENAVLDAAARQFWIYGYEATSVRDLAQGMGITGASLYNAFGDKRSLFQRALTRYVETSFGDRVSRFERSLPPLDAIKAFFREIVERSIRDRDRKGCLLVNSALEVAPHDAEFQAMIAKVLVEVEAFFRRCVRAGQQAGEISTAQPADDLARLLLGVHLGIRVLARTRPERVLLEGVVRPALALLEPGSN
- a CDS encoding Nramp family divalent metal transporter; protein product: MSTAEAQLGLTERTSRGIVEVLAGRNKNWSSKLLFAGPAVVASIAYMDPGNFATNIQAGAKYGYSLLWVVLAANIIAMLFQALSAKLGIVTNRNLAELSREHFPVAVVYGMWGVSEIAAMATDLAEFLGGAIGLSLLFHIPLLPGMIVTGIVTYAILTGQKQGYRPLELIIGGLIAAVALSYVIELLIVHVDWPAAMKGTFVPQLSGPGALSVAVGILGATVMPHAIYLHSGLTQHRTRARNHTERFKLVRFSNVEVLIALTVAGLVNMAMVIMASGAFHAGHPEVAEIETAYHSLTPLLGSAAACVFLVSLLASGVSSSVVGTMAGQMIMQGFTGTRIPVGIRRLVTMAPAFLVVALGVNATDALIYSQVVLSFALPVPMIALVILTSRRDVMGAFANRGWVACAAILGTVVILALNAVLLLQTFGVSIPGL
- a CDS encoding TetR/AcrR family transcriptional regulator — protein: MRARILDAAFAAFMKSGYAATSTLEIATRARVSKRELYALVGNKKELLIACISARATRLQVPADLPVPHDRETLAQVLTSLGTQLVREITDPTVIAVFRLAIAEAVHAPEVAQALDSIGRETSRAALRQIMGQAQTSGLLEGRPAELAELFGGLLWGNLMVSLLLGVAEQPNSRELAARARAATAAFLQLHPLPINAAPRRRT
- a CDS encoding helix-turn-helix transcriptional regulator → MSRSERLLHLLQVLRRYRRPVRGQALAEELGVSIRTLYRDIASLQAQGAMIEGEPGVGYVMKPGFMLPPMMFRSEELDALVLGMRWVADRCDETLSSGALSTLAKIAAILPTELRRELEESSLLVGAPLKRPAHKVSPDLLRAAVREEQKLKITYVDASGIHSQRVVWPFALVYFDQARVLMCWCELRADFRNFRSDRISNVEPLEERYPKRRSTLLREWRRRNHVASRTILPESDSINH
- a CDS encoding BufA1 family periplasmic bufferin-type metallophore, which codes for MSAKITVSSTLLAGVVASLLASVAHAAPLTKAEESAAVAAHKEKCYGVALKGQNDCAAGPGTTCQGTSAMDFQGNSWKFVQGGTCTSIEVPGGGHGSLTPLKS